The sequence TTCACTGAGCATACTGAATATTCTATCATGGCTGGTTTGCAGGCTAACCTCTTGAACGCCGAATTCATACCTAGCAGACTCCTTCTGGGAACGGATGTCTTGAAGAGTCTGGGTTACAAGACATTCAGAAGTCCCCTCACAGGTGAGGTTCTAGTTGCTTACCCGAGGATCACCCCTGACGTGGCTCTTTTGCACGTTCAGAGGTGTGACGAGTATGGGAACGCGAAGGTCGATGGTGTCCTGGCTATAGACCTGCTTCTGGCGAAATCTTCGAGGAGGGTTATACTCACATCTGAGAAAATAGTCTCTGTAGGAGAGTTTGCAGGTTCACCTTCCGAGGTCAATCTTCCATCGACTTTTGTAGATATGGTTGTTGAGTCCCCCCTCGGAGCACACCCGACGAGCTGCTACCCATACTACACATATGACCTGTGGCATATGATATCTTACCTTGAATATTGTAGGAGGGGTATGGTGAATGATTACTTGCGAAAGTATGTTACTGGTGTGGAGTCTTTCGAGTCTTATCTGGATTTGGTTGGGGAGGATGCTCTGAGAAAAAT is a genomic window of Candidatus Bathyarchaeota archaeon containing:
- a CDS encoding CoA transferase subunit A is translated as MRGKRVSLREACESISDGDFLAIGGLTIHRKPMSVLHELIRLGRRGLRLLVFGGGPDVDLLIASGIVGSLDAAYVGFEILGFAPNFRSAVERGEIKFTEHTEYSIMAGLQANLLNAEFIPSRLLLGTDVLKSLGYKTFRSPLTGEVLVAYPRITPDVALLHVQRCDEYGNAKVDGVLAIDLLLAKSSRRVILTSEKIVSVGEFAGSPSEVNLPSTFVDMVVESPLGAHPTSCYPYYTYDLWHMISYLEYCRRGMVNDYLRKYVTGVESFESYLDLVGEDALRKIMI